The genomic window aataaagaaaaagtgTTTCTAGCCTAAGCCTCAAGGGTAGATACAAAATGTATGATCTTTTATACAAAGAAACAACCTCTCATATGCTAATGCCATTTTTTTAGCTGTAAACATAGAGGCGGCAAATTCACGGCAAGCCTTTCCCCTCTGTGCTAACCTCGCAGGTCCATCCTTTACAACTTCTTCAAGTGCTTCTAATAAGGACTCCACATTAGGAGAGAACATGAAACCATACTCATCATCAACCAAAAGAGTACCTTTAATACTTGGAAACCTTGATGCCAAAAGAGGCTTCCCACTCATCATAGCTTCCATCAAAGTAAGATCAAGCCCTTGTGGCCTAAGTGTTGGATTGACAAAAATGTCGATCGCATTGTAAAATGCTCTTAACATGGTAGGACTCATTGATCCCAAAACAAGAACCTGGTTTCCTAAATCCCTGTACCTGTTCTCCCATGGTCCAGAACCAGCAACAATCAAATACACACTAGGATGTTTTGTTATTAGCCTTGAATATGCTTCATGAAGTAGATGATGACCTTTGTCTTTAACCAATCTCCCAGCTACACCAAGTACCAAACTAACATTCCTCGGAATCCCGATTTTGATTCTAAATTCTCTCCCCAACTCAACATCTTCTCCAAACTCATCCTCATCAACACCATTCACAATCACATGAACTCTTTTACTAGGAATCTGATAAAAATCCCTTAGCATCTCACCACAACTATCACTAATAGCAACATGATGAGCATAGCTTCTGAAGAATCTTATCTCATTCAACACCTTAGGCACAACACCCTGCAAACTTTTGTTGAAAAGAGGTGAAATGGGTTCATCAGATCTTCTAGCCAAGTCCTGAAAAATCCCTGATTGCAAACTCTCAAGTGCTATTCCATGCCAAGACACTGCAAGGTTTGAGAGGTTCCTAGCTACATAATGAGGAAGTGCAACACTTTCTGAATGAATAACATCAAAGGGCTCTTTTTTATTCTCTTCCTCATATTGTTCCAATGCTTTATTGTATCTCCATTTCCCCATTTCACCTTCATGAAAATGGATAAAAGGGTAGTTACCTTGTTGAGGTTCTGAGGTTTTTTCATCTTGGGGTGATGTAAAAATATGAACTTTATGTCCTCTTTGAGCTAGAGCAGTATGAAGAGTATAAGCATGGCGTTCCATGCCACCCGGGGTTGTGGATATAGGCCATTTTCTAGTGAAAACAGCGATTTTGAGAGGCGAAAGTGGTTTTTTTTGTTGAGAGAATTGGAGTTTGTTCCATGAGAATTCAGCTGATGTGAGATCACCAGACCAGGCTTTGGATTGGTGGTGGGAGGTAAAGGTGGTGCAAATAGAAGAGGTGGTGGGGGTGTGGAGAAGGAAAAGAGCTGGTATAGTGAAGAGGACAATAAAGAAAAGGGTTGTGAAGAAGTAAAAATTTGAAGGGGAATTTGGTTTCTTGGATTTGTTGTTTAAGGCCATTTCATCAGAGAATTCTGAAGATTTGTGCATATAGATTATAgatagggattttatttttagtgTTTGATTTTGAATTGTGTGTTGAAATTGTGAAAGTTAAAGGGAAATGGTGGAGACTATGTGTGATGTATTAGGGAGGTTGGCATGAAAACACTAATGAAAAGAAAGTGCGTTTGGGTTGGAAATGTTATTGGAAGTGCGTTTCTCACGCCTATCTTTGAGGCTAAAAGTGGACTTTGCATCTTTTTAAGTAATCAGATTATTTAACAAGTTGAGTGAAAAAAGAGATTATTTAACATGCACAAGTGTTGTGAAGGGAATAGTTTAATTGAATGCTGAATTTATGGTTAAGTTTTCTTTGGCTTTTGTTAGGAAAAACTTGAGTGTTACAGCATCTTGTacctttttcaatttttattcgATGAAATCGCAATTTGTACTGTATGAAGTCAAACAGTACCTGACCGTTTGATTGATCTATCTAaaatgtattttgatttttttaaaaaaagctaaAATTATATAAACTTTGAATTATAGACAGTTGGATATCAATGTGACAGTCACGTCTATATTGAAACTTGACTAGATATATCAACAGAGCGTTACacaaatttaattaagttttttatcttaaatattattttaaatgaaaaatatatatttttgtaattatAACTATATATAATCTTATAAATGAAGAtattttaaaatcatataaaaaatttatttttttaaaacaatatgaAAATTTGGattaatttatattaaagttttattttattattttagttatattCTTTAAATTCGAAAGATATGTCATATTTAAaggaataatttaatattataaaaagattatattaaattatttgtatgtattatttttaactaattattaaatatttttttggtttatcacgATATAGTCCGGTTTGGGGGATCAGCTATGGCATCAAGTGAGtcatttttttggtttatcaccaccggtatGGTTCGGAGGATCAGCTATGGCATCAAGTGAgtcatttttttttggtttatcaccacccGTATAGTCCGGCTCGGGGGATCAGCTATGACATCAAGTGGGTCAAACTCCCTCCCGATCACAGCTGCGGGAATCGAagtgtggttctccctaccaagtccaatgccaatcaccactgaaaccgttattattttttatgttacgGTATATATTAAGCTCATAATAATTAATCATTAAATTTATGTAGATGTTTATGCTCCATGAAAATCGACAAAAACAATAGATATTTTTTAAATGTGAaattgatgattcaaaatcaataataaaatatttataattaaaaagatTCATgcatacaattttttatttagattttaaaacatattaaatttgTAATTAAAATAGATGATAAAAAgtcattgaaataaaaaaaaaagtcaaacagTGAAGTATTTCTAATAGTTATTGTTCTCAAATGATCTTCATATATATTTAGTTCTCCAATATAATAAGGTTATTTTACGATGAATAAAATCATCTTTTTCCTAAAATCGTCTAAATTCATGCGTTGcaattagagctgtcaaaatgagcTAGCCTATATGGGACGGCCCATCAGGTCCGATAAATCATAAGGCTTGGGTCTTAAAATTATAGTCCATATTTTTCAGGGTCTTTTTAGTCCTGTCCTAAAAAGCCTGGtgcccattagggctagcccatatgggtcgTGGGTAGCCCATTATGCACGCAtacttataaattttttaaaaaatatttatatttatattatcttactctaaaatagcatattgatttttctcacttcactaaattttatctctattttattcaatctttctcttttaaatattatacattaatgtaatcaatattttttcattgtattatattaatttttctcttataataaatattcaagtattattttatacattttagtcatatattgtatttagaaatacATTATAGTATCTATaaaagataatatagtacttaaaaatgtattatgtttaaaataacataatttttaaatttatttataattaatattatggagtttttattttaattttttaaaataaaaaagcacatttagggccgggtagcccgaagcccatctaaGACCGAACTCGGGTAATAAATATCGAGCCCATATTACATAgggcctttttggcccagccctaaaaagccTAAGGCCCGCCAGTGCCGGCTCGTTTAGGGTCGAGTaacccatattgacagctctagttGCAATGACTCGATTCATGGTGTTGACCAACAAATGAAAAtacgttaataaaataaaaaataaacatgaatTTTCAAGA from Vicia villosa cultivar HV-30 ecotype Madison, WI unplaced genomic scaffold, Vvil1.0 ctg.000131F_1_1_1, whole genome shotgun sequence includes these protein-coding regions:
- the LOC131624474 gene encoding uncharacterized protein LOC131624474, which encodes MHKSSEFSDEMALNNKSKKPNSPSNFYFFTTLFFIVLFTIPALFLLHTPTTSSICTTFTSHHQSKAWSGDLTSAEFSWNKLQFSQQKKPLSPLKIAVFTRKWPISTTPGGMERHAYTLHTALAQRGHKVHIFTSPQDEKTSEPQQGNYPFIHFHEGEMGKWRYNKALEQYEEENKKEPFDVIHSESVALPHYVARNLSNLAVSWHGIALESLQSGIFQDLARRSDEPISPLFNKSLQGVVPKVLNEIRFFRSYAHHVAISDSCGEMLRDFYQIPSKRVHVIVNGVDEDEFGEDVELGREFRIKIGIPRNVSLVLGVAGRLVKDKGHHLLHEAYSRLITKHPSVYLIVAGSGPWENRYRDLGNQVLVLGSMSPTMLRAFYNAIDIFVNPTLRPQGLDLTLMEAMMSGKPLLASRFPSIKGTLLVDDEYGFMFSPNVESLLEALEEVVKDGPARLAQRGKACREFAASMFTAKKMALAYERLFLCIKDHTFCIYP